Below is a genomic region from Castanea sativa cultivar Marrone di Chiusa Pesio chromosome 2, ASM4071231v1.
AGACGAAAAAGATAAAGAGTGTCAATATCATCaggctctctctctttccttagTGGCTAAAGTAACAATGTCATTGTAGCACAGCAAGAGATAAAAGGTTGAGAGAAAAGAAGATGCAATTCTTGGTAAAGTCATTAGCTAAGGAAAGAGTGGAATTGCAGAAATTGCAGAGGCGcataaacaaacaacaaataGCCTCgaggtgagagagagaaagagaatgtgACACACACTAAGAAGACAAGCACTGTGCTGTGGACCAGCATTCTCTTAACTTTAATTGCCTCAACCTTccaagctaaaaaaaaacaaacaaataagaaacccaaaaaaaaaaaagaagaagaagagggtctTCCTCTCATTGTCTTAGTCTGACACAGGCATGAACAAACTCTCTCTATGATTACTTTCCCTAAACCCTTCTAAGAGACTCTCTAATTGGCTTAATCTAGGAATTAGAGAGGTTGCAGGAAGATTCCAGACAAGCAACAACtcagacacacacacaaaacagaAAACACTCTCTCTTGCTGTCCTATACTACACATAAAAAACAACATTCattttggggtttgattttagggtttcaactttcaagagaGAGTGCACAGGACTGAAGGGCAAGAGCAATTATTAGAAACTGGACCAGTGTGCAGGCTGTGGGAGAGGACTAACATGACCTTGTCGGTTGTTCTGCCAGGACACACTAGGCTCCAAGTGTAGTCATCACTCGTTTTGAGTACAAACCAACCTACCTgttcattttgattttattggGTCGGATGGGTGGTAGGAAGCACAATCTTCTTCTCACTTTTAACGTTGTATACATCCCTCCTTCTAAACTTTTCGGatgatttatgattaaaaagGTTGGAGGTTTATAATATTTCATCAAATTAATGTTAAAAGCTTTAAAACCAGTTTTCATATATTTGCTTTCAGGGTACACTGATGGTGCAATTACAGCTTTCTTTCTACGATTCTTCTACATTTGATTTTAAGGGTAACTGtagtgttattattattattatttttagctcTTGTTGGGGCCCCATCTGAGTTTCAtctggataaaaaaaaaatttccctctcttttatttttattttttacttccttcttttatttcttGGTTAATCTGagattctctcttttttgaatCATCTATTCCATCAGTCAATTTACTGCTCAATCACTTTGCTTACGTCTTTGGAAATAGGATTGAAATTAGTGAAatgggttggtgggtttggcACCCAAAACGTCAAGATcagaacaagaaagaaaaggaataatTTTGGGTTTGCTAGTGATTATCTCTCTGATTAAGTTTTGTTCTTGGATTAAATGGGATGATTTAGGGTTAGAGAAGAATACAAGAAGATCCCATAAACTAACAGAAAATCAACATGGTTTAAGaagtcatttatttattatttttatttttaaaaaataaaaagggaggCTGAGATCAAGGCAAAACATAGATCAAGGCTTGACATCAGAAATCAGATTTGATGGAACTGAGAGGCCAAGAAAAGGAAATAAGGATGCCACTGCCAAGCACCTTGGGCTATAATCCTACCCATAAAGGCTCTTCAACCAAGCTGTCTTCTCCAACTGTAGCTTCAACTGtgggagaaagaagaagagatcaAACTGTTCAGGGTAACACAATCTTCAACCCAGCTCAAACCCTAGAGCTCCAACACCACCACCATCCTCTTCCACAGcaaccaaatccaaattcacACAACAACACACACAAACCAGGAAGAGATCCAGACGCAAACCCAGATCAAATCTCAGCTCCAATTGCAACCCCATCAGGTGCAACAACCACACCAATCACTAGTGCATCAAAAAAATCACCGACCCCACGACCACAACCACAACCGCAACAAAACAGTTCTACTATTAGGGCTGCACCACCAAAGGTTATTAGATATAAAGAATGTTTGAAGAATCACGCTGCCAGTATGGGCGGCCATGTTGTAGATGGCTGCGGAGAATTCATGCCAAGTGGAGATGAAGGCACCCTAGAGGCCTTAAAGTGTGCAGCTTGTGAGTGCCACCGCAATTTTCATAGAAAAGAAACTGAGGGTGAGTCACAATATGTCTCCGACTCTTACTACATCTACAATCCCAATACAAACAATGATAGAAGAGAAATAGTACTACCTCAACATCATCGTCCTCCTCCACTTACTCCACCgcctcatcatcatcttcttcatcatcatcatcggcCTCATCCGGTGCCTATTGCTCCGATGATGATGGCCTTTGGAGCCGGTGGTGGAACGCCAGCTGAGTCCTCAAGTGAAGATCTTGGAATGTTTAGGTCTGATCATCATGTCGGTGTGCAAGGTTTGTCACAAGCACGGCAATCCAAGAAGAGGTTTCGGACCAAATTTAGTCAAGAGCAGAAAGATAAGATGATGGAATTTGCTGAGAAGTTGGGGTGGAAGATTCAGAAGCATGATGAGCAAGATGTCCAGAACTTCTGTTTAGAAGTGGGTATAAAGAGGCAGGTTTTCAAGGTATGGATGCACAACAATAAACAAGCtatgaagaagaagcaaatgtaAGGCAAATCAAATTCTTCAAACCCTTGAGATTACTATTAATTGTGAAAAAGAAATGCCTATATTCAATGAATGATTTTAGATTAGATGTGCACAGTGATATAGAATGGAGAAGATCATAGATTTGTCACTCactttagtcttttttttttggggtaatttTTAAGTGGCTTTGTAAACCTAAATCTGTAATCTTCTTCTTTGGTGGTTCTGAGTAACCATAATTAATCTCTCAGAAAACTATGTATGGTCATTCTACTGAAACCATATTGGATTCTCAgtctcaccttttctgatttttcaaaattagctCATTTTTTACAAGGGAAAATAAGgcaaatagagaaaagaaaacgaAAGATGATCCAGCTTTGGTGGACTTAATAAACATGAAAGGTGAGTTTATGGTCCAAATTTTCTGTTTCATTCAAAGAAATGGTTTTGTTTCAGTGTTTGTGTCTCTTCTtgtaaaatacaatttttttccctacttTTTATATGCAACCTCTTTCAATTTCACTTCCTTATCTAACCCTTTAGTTAATTACGAAAACTTTGGCTCCATGAAaccctatagtggtgtttttctattttctcatGAATCAAACGGGACTGAAGAAGTCTCATTCTTGTAAAAGCTATTCGGACATTCATAAATTACGGCATTTTCCTCTCTTTACCTTGTATGAGTTTACATCTATCATCCAACTCTTGTGGGTTATAATTCAGAATGAAACCCGACAGATTTTCTTTTGTCAGTATTCCTACTGTAGCAGTGTAGCACATGGAGACAAAGAGATAACGTCTGCCATAAATACCAAGGTCCATATATACGGCAAATAATTTTGCGTGCTGGCCAGGCCGGAGAATACATTAAAGGAGTCATATGAGGAATTTTGCTAGAACATAGTCCAAGGTAGATTCTAGGTAAAATTACTAAttcacatttttatatatatatatatatatatattagaaagttttaatttataatgttcactcttgatgataactttttatcatcaaattaagataCTAATCTATTTTTGGTGTAGACAGGAATTGAACTTTATATCTCTTGTGCAATCATCaaaaattttactagttgagttaattaaaacCCACACATAGGGGTGTCAAAATTTGATACGACTCGTGAACCtaacacgacacgacacgacatgACACGAAATTAACAGGTTATGGGTTGAAGCATAATGGGTTAGTGTCATATTCGAGTTGACATgattgacccgtttaataaatgggttgagTTAGTGTCCAATACATGGAATCCGTTTGACTTTCTGGcctatttaattaaatgaaaatttaccaatatacccttcaaatcctaggtatatataaacttattagttgttgtggtttattttctttagcatattatgattgattatttgtgatatttgagatatactttaattttgaatgattatttgtaatgcacttactcgttagttctgaattttatgctaaaaatatttatttttttggttttttcataACTCAGTTTggttaatactatttttttttcattttgataaaatctgataaatatGTTGACATgattgacccgtttaataaatgattcatgttaaggttaaagatccttaacccgtttaataaacatgttgggttagtgttgacctatataGTCAGATACTCATGAATCGACACGACATGAACCCAACATGTGAACACGAATTGTCACCCCTACCCATACACATTTAAATTGGTTGATCACAACAAGTAATTTGTAATAAATTTATTCCAAAGTTTAGATTAaatattacatatttacatTTTTAGTTCAATGTTAcactatttataatttttatgtcatGTCATTGTGTATAGACTCTAGATATAATAAACtctataattaataaaaagagtagagtttaatttttatataaatatgtgaATAGGCTAGATGCCCCTTGAGAAAGatacaagaaattttttctGAGTTAAGCTCATGATTTATCTTTCccatttagggtctgtttgggtgGAATTGTGAAAAAATGGGAAGATAGAAAATTGTGGGAGATAAAATAGTGAgatgatagaaaagattttaatttctctcatttttgtttggttgagagtgaaaaagtggagagatggaaaaagtgagtttatataaatttatacatatacccttgttaaaaaatgatgtccaatttaaacaaaaaaaaaagtcacaagcaaccaaaaaaaaatcacccaatttattaaaaaataaaaatcatgtcccaaaaaaatcatgtctagttaaaaaaaaaaaaaacaactatcacACCCACagtccaaaagaaaaagaaaaagaaaaaaaagaggcaacatccaagaaagaaaagaaaaggaaaaaaaaagaaaaaaaaagagaggcaacATGCCACCCGTtgcccccaaaaagaaaagcaacgtgcagagggaaaaaaaaaaaaaagaaaaaaaaaaaaaaaagaggaggctACGTGCCCAgcacaagaaaaaagaaaaaagaaaaaaaaaaaaaaaaaggtataaaaGGGATAGGGACTGAAGATAGGCAttttctatactattatttaaagagttttttctatttagatttttcattttttagttcaaaaataccattatacccctatgtttaaatagagataaaactaaaaaaaaaatctggtaaaaatgaaactctaactcccactaaatatattgcctaaaaaatagaacaattttCCTGTAAATTTTCCAATTACTTTATCCgctaataaattatattttcaaaataaagatta
It encodes:
- the LOC142623614 gene encoding zinc-finger homeodomain protein 6-like translates to MELRGQEKEIRMPLPSTLGYNPTHKGSSTKLSSPTVASTVGERRRDQTVQGNTIFNPAQTLELQHHHHPLPQQPNPNSHNNTHKPGRDPDANPDQISAPIATPSGATTTPITSASKKSPTPRPQPQPQQNSSTIRAAPPKVIRYKECLKNHAASMGGHVVDGCGEFMPSGDEGTLEALKCAACECHRNFHRKETEGESQYVSDSYYIYNPNTNNDRREIVLPQHHRPPPLTPPPHHHLLHHHHRPHPVPIAPMMMAFGAGGGTPAESSSEDLGMFRSDHHVGVQGLSQARQSKKRFRTKFSQEQKDKMMEFAEKLGWKIQKHDEQDVQNFCLEVGIKRQVFKVWMHNNKQAMKKKQM